One region of Streptomyces leeuwenhoekii genomic DNA includes:
- a CDS encoding TetR/AcrR family transcriptional regulator — protein MHEATKAPTAPADRGRAAGTRPPGPPPGEAARSTDRDTDETGYRAAYGIRYEITDKRLLRGARTRRTVLRRAVDLASLDGLDRVTFGRLAADTGLSKAGVQTLFRTKEALQLATVDFAREMFLDAVVRPAACAPRGVRRLYALLDRWAEYAETPLFAGGCFRAANLARFAGRAGPVRDALLRDQREWRESLAGELRYAVAAGEIAALDIALTVFQIDALLCAADTALRAGEDDAMAKVRRVVDALLPARR, from the coding sequence ATGCACGAAGCGACCAAGGCGCCCACCGCCCCGGCGGACCGCGGCCGCGCCGCCGGGACGCGGCCGCCCGGACCACCGCCCGGGGAGGCGGCGCGGAGCACGGACAGGGACACGGACGAGACCGGGTACCGGGCCGCGTACGGCATCAGGTACGAGATCACGGACAAGCGGCTGCTGCGCGGCGCCCGGACGCGCCGGACCGTGCTGCGCCGTGCGGTGGACCTCGCCTCGCTGGACGGGCTGGACCGGGTGACGTTCGGCCGGCTCGCCGCCGACACCGGGCTGAGCAAGGCCGGTGTCCAGACCCTGTTCCGGACCAAGGAGGCGCTGCAACTGGCGACCGTCGACTTCGCCCGGGAGATGTTCCTCGACGCGGTCGTCCGCCCGGCCGCCTGCGCCCCGCGGGGCGTCCGGCGGCTGTACGCGCTGCTCGACCGCTGGGCGGAGTACGCCGAGACCCCGCTGTTCGCCGGAGGCTGCTTCCGGGCCGCCAACCTGGCCCGCTTCGCCGGCCGGGCCGGGCCGGTGCGGGACGCCCTCCTGCGCGATCAGCGGGAGTGGCGGGAGAGCCTCGCCGGCGAGCTGCGCTACGCCGTGGCGGCCGGGGAGATCGCCGCGCTCGACATCGCCCTCACGGTGTTCCAGATCGACGCGCTGCTGTGCGCCGCGGACACCGCCCTGCGCGCCGGGGAGGACGACGCGATGGCCAAGGTCCGGCGCGTCGTCGACGCCTTGCTGCCGGCCCGTCGCTGA
- a CDS encoding zinc-dependent alcohol dehydrogenase, whose protein sequence is MSTAVVVEAPGRHRLVAHEPRDPGPGEALVRVHSVGVCGSDREVYQGNRPEGYVRYPLIPGHEWSGTVERVGAGVPESLTGRKVVGEGFRNCQVCDRCHAGETTLCTAGYAETGFTEPGAMAPTLTLPARLLHPLPDGADLTAAALLEPAACIAAAALRANARPGERVAVVGTGTLGMFAVQFLAAGSPAELLVVGSRPDREALSRQFGATGFRTKDQELPGDFDVVIETAGSADAARTSAALLRRGGRLVLTGIPAPGATGLDPTDLVVRQLEVHTVFGAPPEAWAHTVRVFGAGLLDPLPMVTHELQLAEFSRALELVGSGDPKVGKVLLHP, encoded by the coding sequence GTGAGCACCGCCGTCGTCGTGGAGGCGCCGGGGCGGCACCGTCTGGTGGCGCACGAGCCCCGCGACCCCGGCCCCGGCGAGGCGCTGGTCCGCGTCCACTCCGTCGGCGTCTGCGGCAGCGACCGCGAGGTCTACCAGGGCAACCGGCCCGAGGGGTACGTGCGGTACCCGCTCATCCCCGGACACGAGTGGTCCGGCACGGTGGAGCGGGTCGGCGCGGGCGTCCCCGAGTCCCTGACCGGCCGCAAGGTCGTCGGCGAGGGGTTCCGCAACTGCCAGGTCTGCGACCGCTGCCACGCGGGCGAGACGACCCTGTGCACGGCGGGGTACGCGGAGACGGGCTTCACCGAGCCGGGTGCCATGGCGCCCACCCTCACCCTCCCGGCCCGCCTGCTGCACCCCCTGCCGGACGGTGCGGACCTGACCGCCGCCGCCCTCCTGGAGCCGGCCGCCTGCATCGCCGCCGCCGCGCTGAGGGCGAACGCGCGTCCGGGCGAGCGGGTCGCCGTCGTCGGCACGGGCACGCTCGGCATGTTCGCCGTGCAGTTCCTCGCCGCCGGCTCCCCGGCCGAGCTGCTGGTCGTCGGGAGCCGTCCCGACCGGGAGGCGCTGTCCCGGCAGTTCGGCGCGACCGGATTCCGCACCAAGGACCAGGAGCTGCCGGGCGACTTCGACGTCGTCATCGAGACGGCCGGGTCCGCCGACGCGGCCCGCACCTCCGCGGCGCTGCTGCGGCGCGGCGGCCGCCTGGTCCTGACGGGCATCCCGGCGCCGGGCGCCACCGGCCTCGACCCGACCGACCTGGTCGTACGGCAGCTCGAGGTGCACACCGTCTTCGGGGCGCCGCCCGAGGCCTGGGCGCACACGGTGCGGGTCTTCGGCGCCGGGCTGCTGGACCCGCTGCCGATGGTGACGCACGAGCTGCAACTCGCCGAGTTCTCCCGCGCCCTGGAGCTGGTGGGGTCCGGCGACCCGAAGGTGGGCAAGGTACTGCTCCACCCTTAG
- a CDS encoding mandelate racemase/muconate lactonizing enzyme family protein, with amino-acid sequence MRITGISTHVVGTPWRNLTYVQVHTDEGITGVGETRMLGHTDALLGYLKEAEANHILGSDPFAVEDLVRRMKYGDYGRAGEIVMSGIAVVEMACWDIKGKALGVPVWQLLGGKVTDKVKAYANGWYTTERTPEAYHKAARGVMERGYKALKIDPFGTGHFELDHEQTRYAVSLIEAVRDAIGPEAELMLEMHGRFSPATAVRLAKEMAPFKPAWLEEPVPPENLKALKKVAEKVDMPVATGERIHDRIEFRELFDDQSVDIIQPDVGHIGGIWETRKLAATAETHYMLVAPHNVGGSVLTAASLQVGFTSPNFKILEHFNDFADAEIKKVVKGAPQVNPEDGCFHLSDAPGLGVELDVDAAAEFPQQQARFDLWAEGWERRNPKATKQ; translated from the coding sequence GTGCGCATCACCGGAATCAGCACGCATGTGGTCGGAACGCCGTGGCGCAACCTGACCTATGTCCAGGTGCACACCGACGAGGGGATCACGGGAGTCGGCGAGACCCGGATGCTGGGCCACACCGACGCCCTCCTCGGCTACCTGAAGGAGGCCGAGGCCAACCACATTCTCGGCTCCGACCCGTTCGCTGTCGAGGACCTCGTCCGCCGCATGAAGTACGGCGACTACGGTCGCGCCGGGGAGATCGTGATGTCCGGCATCGCCGTCGTGGAGATGGCCTGCTGGGACATCAAGGGCAAGGCCCTCGGCGTCCCCGTCTGGCAGCTCCTGGGCGGCAAGGTCACCGACAAGGTCAAGGCGTACGCCAACGGCTGGTACACCACGGAGCGGACGCCGGAGGCGTACCACAAGGCCGCCCGGGGGGTCATGGAGCGCGGTTACAAGGCGCTCAAGATCGACCCCTTCGGCACCGGCCACTTCGAGCTGGACCACGAGCAGACCCGGTACGCCGTCTCCCTGATCGAGGCGGTCCGTGACGCCATCGGCCCGGAGGCGGAGCTGATGCTGGAGATGCACGGCCGCTTCTCGCCCGCCACCGCGGTGCGGCTGGCCAAGGAGATGGCGCCGTTCAAGCCGGCCTGGCTGGAGGAGCCGGTGCCGCCGGAGAACCTCAAGGCGCTGAAGAAGGTCGCCGAGAAGGTGGACATGCCGGTCGCCACCGGCGAGCGCATCCACGACCGCATCGAGTTCCGCGAGCTGTTCGACGACCAGTCCGTGGACATCATCCAGCCGGACGTCGGCCACATCGGCGGCATCTGGGAGACGCGGAAGCTGGCCGCCACCGCCGAGACCCACTACATGCTCGTGGCCCCGCACAACGTGGGCGGCTCCGTCCTCACCGCCGCCAGCCTCCAGGTCGGCTTCACCTCGCCGAACTTCAAGATCCTGGAGCACTTCAACGACTTCGCGGACGCGGAGATCAAGAAGGTGGTCAAGGGGGCGCCGCAGGTGAACCCGGAGGACGGCTGCTTCCACCTCTCCGACGCCCCCGGCCTCGGGGTGGAGCTGGACGTCGACGCCGCCGCCGAGTTCCCGCAGCAGCAGGCCCGGTTCGACCTGTGGGCCGAGGGCTGGGAGCGGCGCAACCCGAAGGCCACGAAGCAGTGA
- a CDS encoding SCO2400 family protein, with protein sequence MDYCHLCRRHLNGALACPGCGTSIERLPAFAGESGTLPYAAVGPGGDEWAEPGGDGGDGRELTHRPAADPADAAARPGRAGSRRDRKAAAHRRRRRRTLFVAAGFALAAGGLSLAELAVDRQGSAPRPVSAGDDPPQDGPPAEAGRATVPGVAAVLPAATGAATRAASPAASSSWAPSDPASASPTGGTPRAEPTGTAGATAGHTTPDAPSAPSLTRPSATGAAPSSAPAPAPDPDPDPTSAPPTPEPSPEETCDRFLWWCT encoded by the coding sequence ATGGACTACTGCCACCTGTGCCGACGTCACCTCAACGGCGCTCTCGCCTGCCCCGGGTGCGGCACCTCCATCGAGCGGCTCCCCGCCTTCGCGGGGGAGTCCGGCACGCTGCCGTACGCGGCCGTGGGGCCGGGCGGGGACGAGTGGGCCGAGCCCGGCGGCGACGGGGGAGACGGGAGAGAGCTGACGCACCGCCCCGCCGCCGATCCGGCCGACGCGGCTGCCCGCCCGGGCCGCGCGGGCAGCCGCCGGGACCGCAAGGCCGCGGCGCACCGCCGCCGGCGCCGCCGGACCCTGTTCGTCGCCGCGGGATTCGCGCTGGCGGCCGGCGGGCTGAGCCTCGCCGAGCTGGCGGTGGACCGGCAGGGTTCCGCGCCGCGTCCGGTGTCCGCCGGGGACGACCCGCCCCAGGACGGTCCGCCGGCGGAGGCCGGGCGGGCCACGGTCCCCGGCGTGGCCGCGGTGCTCCCCGCGGCCACGGGCGCCGCGACCCGCGCGGCCTCCCCGGCGGCCTCCTCGTCCTGGGCGCCGTCGGACCCGGCGTCGGCGTCCCCGACGGGCGGGACGCCGCGCGCGGAGCCGACCGGGACGGCCGGCGCGACCGCCGGACACACCACCCCGGACGCCCCCTCGGCCCCCTCGCTCACGCGCCCGTCGGCGACCGGCGCGGCGCCGTCCTCGGCCCCGGCTCCGGCCCCGGACCCGGACCCGGACCCTACGAGCGCGCCCCCGACCCCGGAGCCGAGCCCCGAGGAGACCTGCGACCGCTTCCTGTGGTGGTGCACCTAG